A region of uncultured Anaeromusa sp. DNA encodes the following proteins:
- a CDS encoding HD domain-containing phosphohydrolase, translating to MKPVQGLQMVRELAVLYELSLAVGRTLGLEDNCERFLQVLLRRKSFRYGAVWLNDVEQERARLIYGYPSYYVENVLGVLPAAAKACIDNDEGLVITAQMPGFDELVQERQIDGGCYFLYPLGKMGVLKLYSVQEELAENKVLQRMLAQVMQKFAVSVEACLLFERLREEATERRQAEDEVRSLNSQLEQRVAKRTEQLLEANAKLRQEIIERKRVEEQLRIYSEKDALTGLANRSRFERLRQELAEMPQGTLGVLAIDVNDLKLVNDLEGHEAGDELLRRVSSVLQSVFGEAELLARIGGDEFVALYCDEPEELMQQKAKLLAQEAEAARVSLSVGWAWGDLLQITSQSLLQAADSAMYAEKYKFSSRYEQGGLARLRRMLEVGSRWTGPHVQRLEGILVRFGRYLELPDSEESLRLLAMFHDVGTLLLPEVLVNKDDVYTPEERALMESHAEKGAQLARMMPELASLANLILHHHERWDGAGYPAKLQGEETPYLSRVLAVADAYESMTGTRVHRKSLTQEQALAELERCAGSQFDADVVYAFREMLSFDEG from the coding sequence ATGAAACCGGTACAAGGGCTCCAGATGGTACGGGAACTAGCGGTTTTGTATGAATTGTCTCTGGCAGTAGGCCGGACTTTGGGGCTAGAGGATAATTGTGAGCGCTTTTTGCAGGTACTATTGCGGCGTAAGAGTTTTCGTTACGGCGCGGTCTGGCTGAACGACGTGGAGCAGGAACGGGCTCGCTTGATTTACGGGTACCCAAGCTATTATGTGGAAAATGTGTTGGGAGTGCTGCCTGCTGCCGCTAAAGCTTGCATAGATAATGACGAAGGCTTGGTAATTACTGCGCAGATGCCTGGTTTTGACGAATTGGTGCAGGAGCGGCAGATTGACGGCGGATGCTATTTTTTATATCCTTTGGGAAAAATGGGAGTGCTCAAACTCTACAGTGTGCAAGAAGAGCTGGCGGAGAATAAAGTCCTGCAGCGTATGTTAGCGCAGGTGATGCAAAAGTTTGCTGTGTCTGTAGAAGCGTGTTTGCTTTTTGAGCGGCTGCGCGAGGAAGCGACAGAGCGTCGCCAGGCGGAAGACGAAGTACGTTCTTTAAACAGCCAGTTGGAACAGCGCGTAGCTAAGAGGACAGAGCAGTTATTGGAGGCTAATGCTAAACTACGCCAAGAGATCATCGAGCGTAAGCGAGTGGAAGAACAACTGCGCATTTATAGCGAAAAGGATGCGCTGACCGGTCTGGCCAACCGCTCGCGTTTTGAACGGCTGCGTCAGGAGTTGGCGGAGATGCCCCAGGGAACCTTAGGAGTTTTGGCTATTGATGTCAACGATTTGAAACTGGTTAATGATTTGGAAGGCCATGAGGCAGGAGATGAATTGCTGCGCCGCGTTAGCAGCGTATTACAGAGTGTGTTCGGCGAGGCGGAGTTGTTGGCGCGCATCGGTGGCGACGAATTTGTTGCGTTATATTGTGATGAGCCGGAAGAATTAATGCAGCAGAAAGCAAAGCTTTTGGCGCAGGAGGCCGAAGCGGCGCGTGTTTCTTTGTCTGTCGGCTGGGCTTGGGGCGATTTGCTTCAGATAACAAGCCAGAGTTTGCTGCAGGCTGCGGACAGTGCTATGTATGCGGAAAAATACAAGTTTTCCTCTCGCTATGAGCAAGGAGGACTGGCGAGGTTGCGGCGCATGCTGGAGGTGGGCAGCCGCTGGACAGGACCGCATGTGCAAAGGCTAGAAGGAATTTTGGTTCGCTTCGGACGCTATTTGGAGCTGCCGGACAGCGAAGAGTCGCTTCGTTTATTGGCCATGTTCCATGATGTAGGTACGCTGCTCTTACCGGAGGTGTTGGTAAATAAGGATGATGTATATACGCCGGAAGAGCGAGCTTTGATGGAAAGCCATGCGGAAAAAGGGGCTCAGCTGGCACGGATGATGCCGGAACTAGCTTCTTTGGCCAATCTCATCTTGCATCATCATGAACGTTGGGACGGCGCTGGGTATCCGGCCAAGTTGCAAGGGGAAGAAACTCCTTACCTTAGCAGAGTGCTAGCTGTGGCTGATGCGTACGAGTCTATGACCGGTACGCGTGTGCATCGGAAGTCTCTGACGCAAGAACAGGCGCTGGCGGAGTTAGAACGTTGTGCCGGCAGCCAGTTTGATGCGGATGTGGTGTATGCATTCCGAGAGATGCTGTCTTTTGATGAAGGA
- a CDS encoding FIST C-terminal domain-containing protein, with protein sequence MSMQGWLSGSRGDAWLAQLKHIEWKENEILVLLVASSSQKALPVLWKWARDKGLLVAGSLFPALIHGEEVVSEGACWLRFPLAAPVLPLYPKQEEPPWRHDVQNTTAFLLFNCQRAETEHVLEGLYDYLGHSIRCIGAVGECDLAETDTGLFTQAGWCEAAGLAVFAACGLHTSRGYGFSSLPDVLVVTKAEKNRILELNWQPALTAYQGVLAAYGMVLDDLGHYPLGMVREESVDLVRSIVEIAEDGSLVCAGEVPENAVLSVLVAEGEAMAASAALAAEEVEVAAAQGALIVNCYARAQLEGAVFTKELSAIRHNLQRRNPKLDALYGVLSYGEIVLPSEGVLELCNKTVVIGVMV encoded by the coding sequence ATGAGCATGCAAGGGTGGCTGTCCGGTTCGCGCGGAGATGCGTGGCTGGCGCAGTTGAAACATATCGAATGGAAAGAAAATGAAATACTAGTGCTCTTGGTGGCATCTTCTTCCCAAAAGGCATTGCCTGTGTTATGGAAGTGGGCGCGTGATAAAGGGCTGCTTGTAGCCGGCTCTCTGTTTCCGGCTCTCATTCACGGAGAAGAGGTTGTCAGTGAAGGTGCATGTTGGCTTCGCTTTCCTTTAGCTGCTCCCGTGCTGCCTCTGTATCCGAAACAAGAGGAACCGCCGTGGCGGCATGACGTACAGAATACGACTGCTTTTTTGCTGTTTAATTGCCAGCGCGCCGAAACGGAGCATGTACTGGAAGGATTATACGATTATCTAGGGCATTCGATTCGCTGCATTGGCGCTGTGGGTGAATGCGACTTGGCTGAAACAGACACGGGGTTGTTTACGCAAGCTGGCTGGTGTGAAGCTGCAGGCCTGGCTGTTTTTGCCGCTTGTGGGCTGCATACTTCGCGGGGCTATGGTTTTAGCAGTCTGCCGGATGTGTTAGTCGTGACTAAAGCGGAAAAAAATCGTATTTTAGAGCTGAACTGGCAGCCGGCGCTGACTGCTTACCAAGGGGTATTGGCTGCCTATGGAATGGTTTTGGACGACCTTGGCCACTATCCCCTGGGGATGGTACGTGAAGAGAGCGTGGATTTGGTGCGCAGTATTGTGGAAATAGCCGAGGACGGCAGTCTGGTTTGCGCTGGCGAAGTGCCGGAGAATGCCGTTCTCAGCGTGCTTGTTGCTGAAGGCGAGGCCATGGCGGCCTCGGCGGCTTTGGCAGCCGAAGAAGTTGAAGTTGCTGCTGCACAGGGAGCCTTGATCGTAAATTGTTATGCTCGAGCGCAGTTGGAAGGGGCAGTTTTCACGAAAGAACTTTCAGCGATTCGTCATAATCTGCAGCGGCGAAATCCGAAACTGGACGCACTATACGGCGTGTTGAGCTACGGGGAAATCGTCTTGCCGTCAGAAGGAGTTTTGGAATTGTGCAATAAGACCGTTGTTATTGGAGTGATGGTATGA
- a CDS encoding ubiquinone/menaquinone biosynthesis methyltransferase: MQCFHFYRKEEKMHAIFQAIAPRYNCLNRMISFFHDQYWRRKAVEQANFPPQANLLDICCGTGRLTQELLRHCGADGRITGLDFSANMLREAEANLRYHPQCRQVSWVHGNALHLPFADASFDGVSISFGLYSVAGTEQALQEMLRVLRPGGKLLLLELSQPTDTALTPLFHFYFEHVLPLAGSVYLGLPITFQRWLPESLHTLPSREAISQILAHLGTTNASWKSLTNGMVTIGTAVKREV; the protein is encoded by the coding sequence ATGCAATGCTTTCATTTTTACCGCAAAGAAGAAAAAATGCACGCTATTTTTCAAGCTATCGCTCCTCGCTACAACTGCCTAAACCGCATGATTAGTTTTTTCCATGACCAATATTGGCGGCGCAAAGCTGTAGAACAAGCAAACTTCCCTCCGCAGGCAAATCTCCTGGATATCTGTTGCGGCACCGGACGCCTGACTCAAGAATTGTTGCGCCACTGCGGCGCGGATGGCCGCATCACAGGTCTGGACTTTTCCGCCAACATGCTGCGCGAAGCCGAAGCCAATCTTCGCTACCATCCTCAATGCCGCCAAGTTTCCTGGGTTCATGGCAATGCACTGCACCTGCCATTTGCCGACGCTTCCTTCGACGGCGTCTCTATCTCCTTTGGGTTATACAGCGTCGCCGGCACAGAGCAAGCACTACAAGAAATGCTGCGCGTACTTCGCCCCGGCGGTAAACTCCTGCTGCTCGAGTTGTCTCAGCCTACCGACACCGCACTGACACCCTTGTTTCATTTTTATTTTGAACATGTTCTGCCCCTGGCAGGCAGCGTGTATCTAGGCCTTCCCATCACCTTCCAACGCTGGTTGCCAGAATCACTGCATACGCTTCCTTCCCGTGAAGCAATCTCTCAGATACTGGCACACCTAGGTACCACAAATGCATCTTGGAAAAGTCTGACGAATGGCATGGTCACCATCGGCACCGCCGTTAAAAGAGAGGTTTAG
- a CDS encoding UbiA-like polyprenyltransferase: protein MQTLRIFLEMIKFKHTLFALPFAYASALLTMQRLPSLHDLFWITIAMAGARTAAMSFNRLADRHIDAANPRTADRALPQKRLSLFAVSFYTLLSLLCLTLAAFQLSSLAVKLLLPVVFCLTFYSYTKRFTWLCHLFLGATLGLAPLCAWAAIADTLSSPALSLWGGVLFWVAGFDIIYACSDMDFDRQAGLYSIPACFGLTRSLRLAALFHLFAAGFFVLTGWLLALGPWYWLALTTAAFPLWWQHHLVSPADLSRSQIAFFHCNSLLSLLFFAGVLLDVLTRYGV from the coding sequence ATGCAGACATTGCGCATTTTTCTAGAAATGATCAAATTCAAACACACTTTATTTGCCCTGCCTTTCGCGTATGCCAGTGCGTTGTTAACAATGCAGCGTCTACCATCTCTTCACGATCTTTTCTGGATTACCATCGCCATGGCTGGCGCCCGCACCGCCGCTATGTCCTTTAATCGTCTGGCAGACCGGCACATTGATGCCGCAAACCCCCGTACTGCCGACCGCGCTCTGCCCCAAAAACGACTGAGTCTTTTTGCCGTATCTTTCTACACGCTGCTTTCCCTGCTATGCTTGACGCTGGCGGCTTTTCAACTCAGCTCGCTGGCCGTGAAACTACTGTTGCCAGTAGTCTTTTGCCTTACCTTCTATTCCTATACCAAGCGTTTCACCTGGCTATGCCATCTTTTTCTCGGCGCAACGTTAGGCCTGGCGCCGCTTTGCGCCTGGGCCGCCATTGCCGACACACTCAGCTCTCCGGCGCTCTCCTTGTGGGGCGGCGTCCTCTTCTGGGTGGCTGGTTTTGATATCATTTATGCCTGCAGCGACATGGATTTTGACCGTCAAGCTGGACTGTACTCGATTCCGGCTTGCTTTGGCCTTACTCGTTCGTTGCGTCTAGCCGCTCTTTTTCATCTTTTTGCAGCTGGCTTCTTCGTGCTCACCGGCTGGCTTTTGGCCTTGGGACCCTGGTATTGGTTGGCTCTTACCACCGCCGCTTTTCCTCTTTGGTGGCAGCACCACCTGGTAAGCCCGGCGGATCTGTCCCGTAGCCAGATAGCTTTTTTCCACTGCAATAGTCTTTTAAGCCTGCTCTTCTTCGCCGGCGTACTTCTCGATGTGCTGACAAGATACGGAGTTTGA
- the addA gene encoding helicase-exonuclease AddAB subunit AddA — MSWSERQRRAIEARRKNLLVSAAAGSGKTAVLVERVIQRMLDEEAPLDIDRLLVVTFTNAAALEMRERIAAALGKELSRQDLSSDRLARLERQLALLGSASISTIHSFCQSVVRQHFHQLNLDPRFRVASQAETDLLRRDVLEDVLEKRYAADDPAMLLLADCYGGERDDAELGIMIVELYEFSRSLPEPELWLQGCLNVFAPPEQASFDELPQAALLLRQAQLRLGTLAVAAEELLESAELAGEKEVQLVQEYAAVIAELQAASTWSQLETACRQGEKTAYTRLSGGKKDPAGQEARDAFKHWRDQLKKQLEKVYSLVDRPGEELLEDLRQCQPLMAALVAVALDFAAAFREAKASRNLLDFGDLEHFCLAVLRDGEGSSAAALELQERFQEVMVDEYQDTNGVQEAILQCLCPAESGRLFLVGDVKQSIYRFRLAEPELFRQKYESYPLLGDGYERIDLAQNFRSRANVLAGVNYLFRQLMEPQVAELAYGEAECLRPGLPYPPCEGISLEGPNELWLLEETGQGVTEGEDIGAVEELPEGFAAEAALIARRLQKLQEEQVQVYDKSLGGYRPLAWRDVVVLLRSVRVKGPVLLEALREAGIPAYADVDEGYFREIEVEVLLAALAAVDNPRQDIPLAAFLRSPLVGCKAAELAEIRLAGAERSDLWDAVTVLAGLETETARKAAHAIELLEGWRRLARRRGVPELLLRMYRDTGYYEYVGGLPGGALRQANLRALYDRARQFESTHYRGLFRFLRFVEDMREGGADMAVARILGEQENVVRVMTIHKSKGLEFPVVVVADAGKQFNLQDLKKPVLFHKTQGLGPQVIDVNTRYRYPGAARKAVAHCLELETKAEELRVLYVALTRAREKLILTGRLKHADKAAANWCRQSSRREELLPPGVIVEAKGYLDWLGPALVRHQSAGELRRLGGAPQDECLLPDESCWEIHICPPAATEAVTAAALPEDWSCLEEGKLLPGSEVARVEACLEWQYPWQEAVGKAAKLSVTEIKRRFADKDETARPWPARSGAVYDRPRFLQTQQGPKGGEYGVWMHTVMQHLPLEGKLNEVQVQSVLEKLVVKEVLLPEQAAALEASKIAAFLDSSLGSRLLASAQVRREVPFSVLLPAEEFYPEVAGQAETVFVQGVADLLFQEGDAWILVDYKSDRGLSPEELAGRYRLQLELYARALGGILRQPVKECWLYSFSLGKTILLEEGDHGAGDEHRVTE; from the coding sequence ATGAGCTGGTCAGAGAGGCAGCGCCGGGCGATTGAAGCGCGGCGTAAAAATTTACTGGTTTCGGCGGCGGCCGGCTCCGGTAAGACGGCGGTGCTGGTAGAACGAGTCATTCAAAGAATGCTCGATGAAGAAGCACCGTTGGACATTGACAGGCTGCTAGTTGTTACCTTTACTAATGCAGCGGCGTTGGAAATGAGAGAGCGTATTGCAGCGGCGCTGGGTAAAGAGCTGAGCCGTCAGGATTTATCTTCAGACAGGTTGGCCCGCCTGGAACGGCAACTGGCGCTTTTAGGTTCGGCTTCCATTTCGACCATTCATTCTTTTTGTCAGTCTGTGGTACGGCAGCATTTTCATCAATTGAATCTAGACCCTCGTTTTCGCGTAGCTTCGCAGGCGGAGACCGACTTGTTGCGGCGCGATGTTCTGGAAGATGTGCTGGAAAAGCGTTATGCTGCGGATGATCCAGCGATGCTTTTGTTAGCGGACTGCTATGGCGGTGAGCGTGATGATGCAGAGTTGGGAATTATGATAGTGGAGCTTTATGAGTTCTCTCGCTCTCTTCCAGAACCAGAACTGTGGCTGCAAGGTTGTCTGAATGTATTTGCGCCGCCGGAGCAGGCTTCCTTTGATGAACTGCCGCAGGCCGCCCTGTTGTTGCGTCAGGCGCAGCTGCGCCTGGGAACGTTAGCTGTTGCGGCAGAGGAACTGCTGGAATCAGCGGAATTGGCCGGCGAAAAAGAAGTACAGCTGGTGCAGGAGTATGCAGCGGTCATTGCCGAATTGCAGGCGGCTTCTACTTGGAGTCAGTTGGAAACTGCTTGCCGGCAAGGAGAGAAAACAGCCTATACCCGTCTAAGCGGCGGCAAGAAAGATCCCGCAGGGCAAGAAGCGCGGGACGCCTTTAAGCATTGGCGAGATCAATTGAAAAAACAGCTGGAGAAAGTATATAGCTTGGTCGACCGGCCCGGGGAAGAGCTGTTAGAGGACTTGCGCCAATGCCAGCCGCTGATGGCGGCGCTGGTAGCAGTGGCTTTGGATTTTGCCGCTGCTTTTCGTGAAGCAAAGGCCAGCCGTAATTTGCTGGACTTCGGAGATTTGGAACATTTTTGCTTGGCTGTCTTGCGCGACGGCGAAGGTTCTTCTGCAGCGGCGCTAGAGTTGCAAGAACGCTTTCAGGAAGTCATGGTTGACGAATATCAAGACACGAACGGCGTGCAAGAGGCCATTTTGCAATGTCTCTGTCCAGCGGAGAGTGGCCGACTGTTTTTAGTAGGCGATGTGAAGCAAAGCATTTACCGGTTTCGGTTGGCGGAACCAGAGTTGTTTCGACAAAAATACGAAAGCTATCCTCTGTTGGGCGATGGATATGAACGCATTGATCTGGCGCAAAATTTTCGTAGCCGCGCCAACGTGCTGGCGGGAGTTAACTATCTTTTTCGGCAGTTGATGGAGCCGCAAGTGGCGGAGCTGGCTTACGGCGAGGCCGAATGCCTGCGGCCGGGTCTGCCGTATCCTCCTTGCGAGGGCATAAGTCTGGAAGGGCCTAATGAGCTCTGGCTGCTGGAGGAGACGGGTCAAGGGGTGACAGAAGGCGAAGACATTGGTGCAGTTGAAGAACTGCCGGAAGGTTTTGCTGCCGAAGCAGCCCTTATTGCTAGACGCTTGCAAAAGCTGCAAGAAGAGCAAGTGCAGGTATATGACAAGAGCTTGGGTGGTTATCGGCCGTTGGCTTGGCGGGATGTGGTGGTGCTGCTGCGCTCGGTGAGGGTCAAAGGGCCAGTGTTGCTGGAAGCATTGCGCGAAGCCGGCATTCCTGCGTATGCCGATGTGGATGAAGGATATTTCCGGGAAATCGAAGTGGAGGTGCTTCTGGCCGCCTTGGCGGCAGTGGATAACCCCCGCCAAGATATCCCCTTGGCGGCGTTTTTGCGTTCGCCCTTGGTGGGGTGCAAAGCGGCGGAATTGGCTGAAATTCGCTTGGCTGGCGCCGAGCGAAGCGATTTGTGGGATGCAGTGACGGTTTTAGCGGGCCTGGAAACAGAAACAGCCCGCAAAGCGGCACATGCAATAGAACTTTTAGAAGGCTGGCGCCGCTTGGCACGGCGGCGGGGCGTACCGGAGCTGCTTTTGCGTATGTACCGCGATACGGGGTATTACGAATATGTAGGCGGCTTGCCTGGCGGTGCCCTGCGGCAAGCCAACTTGCGCGCTCTTTATGATCGGGCACGGCAGTTTGAAAGTACCCATTACCGAGGTCTTTTCCGCTTTTTGCGTTTTGTGGAGGATATGCGCGAAGGCGGTGCTGACATGGCGGTGGCTCGGATTTTGGGAGAACAGGAAAATGTTGTGAGGGTTATGACCATTCACAAAAGCAAAGGTCTGGAGTTTCCAGTAGTGGTCGTGGCTGATGCAGGGAAGCAATTTAACTTGCAAGACTTGAAAAAGCCGGTTCTTTTTCATAAGACCCAAGGTTTGGGGCCGCAAGTCATTGATGTAAATACGCGCTATCGCTATCCTGGTGCGGCCCGTAAGGCCGTGGCTCATTGTTTGGAACTGGAGACGAAAGCCGAAGAACTGCGGGTTTTATATGTAGCGCTCACTCGGGCGCGGGAAAAATTGATTTTAACGGGGCGCCTCAAGCATGCAGACAAGGCGGCCGCCAATTGGTGCCGACAAAGCTCTCGCAGAGAAGAACTGCTGCCTCCAGGGGTGATTGTTGAGGCAAAAGGTTATTTGGATTGGCTGGGGCCGGCTTTAGTGCGGCACCAGTCTGCGGGGGAGTTGCGTCGTTTAGGAGGTGCGCCCCAAGACGAATGCCTGCTGCCGGATGAAAGCTGCTGGGAGATCCATATTTGTCCGCCCGCAGCGACAGAGGCTGTCACTGCGGCTGCTTTACCTGAGGATTGGTCTTGCTTGGAAGAAGGTAAACTTTTGCCTGGCAGCGAAGTGGCGCGGGTGGAGGCATGCTTGGAGTGGCAATATCCTTGGCAAGAGGCGGTAGGTAAAGCGGCTAAGCTGTCGGTGACGGAAATCAAGCGGCGCTTTGCCGACAAGGATGAAACCGCTCGCCCCTGGCCGGCACGATCTGGCGCTGTGTATGATCGGCCGCGTTTTCTGCAGACGCAGCAGGGACCTAAGGGCGGCGAGTACGGCGTGTGGATGCACACTGTGATGCAGCATCTGCCGTTAGAAGGCAAGTTAAACGAAGTCCAAGTGCAGTCTGTTTTGGAAAAACTAGTCGTAAAAGAAGTGCTATTGCCAGAGCAGGCAGCAGCCTTGGAAGCGTCTAAAATTGCTGCTTTTTTGGACTCCTCGCTAGGAAGTCGCCTGCTGGCGTCTGCTCAAGTTCGGCGAGAAGTTCCTTTCAGCGTACTGTTGCCAGCGGAGGAATTTTATCCCGAAGTGGCGGGCCAGGCAGAAACCGTCTTCGTGCAAGGTGTGGCGGATTTGCTGTTTCAAGAAGGCGATGCTTGGATTTTGGTGGACTATAAGAGTGACAGGGGTTTGTCGCCGGAAGAATTGGCTGGGCGCTATCGTTTGCAGTTGGAGCTCTACGCTCGTGCGTTAGGCGGTATTCTGCGGCAGCCTGTCAAAGAGTGCTGGCTGTACTCCTTCTCGCTGGGGAAAACCATTCTCTTGGAGGAGGGCGACCATGGAGCAGGGGACGAACACAGAGTAACTGAGTAA